Below is a window of Streptomyces sp. NBC_01429 DNA.
AGCACCGGGAGCGGCTCGCCGCGCGCCACGAGGCGGAGCGCCGGGTGGCGGCCCGTACCTCGCGGTGCGAGGCGCTCGAAAGCGAACAGGACGCGCTGCGGGCCGGGTTGACCCGGGCCAGGGGCGAAGCGGCCAGCGTGGCGGAGCGGCGGCGGGAGCTGGCCGCCCTGGCCGGCCGGATCGCCGGGGCCGTGGAGTGCGTACGCGCCGTCGAGACCACCGCGCTGCGGCTGAAAGAGGCCGACGACCGGCTCGCGAGCGCCGCGTTCCGCGCCGGGTTCGACACCCCGCGCGCCGCCGCCGGGGCGCTGCTGACCGAGGCCGCCCGGAGCGCGGCACAGCGGCTGGTCGACGTGTGGCAGCGGGAGGCCCACGCGCTCGCCGAGCGGCGCGGGGAGCCGGAGGCCCGGGACGCCGCCGCGCGTCCGCCCGCCGACACGGCCGGGGCGTACGAGGCCCACCGGGCGGCGGAACACGCCCTGCGCGCCGCCGCGTCCGCCGCCGCCACCGCGCGCGAGCGCGGCGCCGAGCTGCTCCGGCTCTCCCGGCGGGCCGAGGCCGAGGTGCGCGCGCTCGGTCCGCTGCGCGAGGAGTACGACCGGGTGGCGCGTCTCGCCGCGCTCACGGCGGGCACCTCCACCGAGAACGAGCGCCGGATGCGGCTGGAGTCGTACGTACTGGCGGCCCGGCTCGAACAGGTCGCGGCGGCGGCCACCGTACGGCTGCGGCGGATGTCCTCCGGCCGTTACGGGCTGGTGCACTCCGACGCGCGCGCCGGCGGCCGGGCCCGCTCCGGGCTGGGGCTCCAGGTCGTGGACGCCTGGACCGGCCGGGAGCGGGACACCGCGACGCTCTCGGGCGGCGAGACCTTCTTCGCGTCGCTCGCCCTCGCGCTCGGCCTCGCGGATGTCGTCACGGACGAGGCGGGCGGCGTACGGCTGGACACGCTCTTCATCGACGAGGGGTTCGGCAGCCTGGACGAACAGGCGCTGGACGAGGTCCTCGATGTGCTCGACTCGCTGCGGGAGCGCGATCGCAGCGTGGGCATCGTCAGCCATGTCGCCGATCTGCGCCGCCGTATCCCCGCCCAGCTGGAGATCGTCAAGGACCGGCGCGGCTCGCTGGTCCGGCCGAGGCTCGGGCCCCCGGCACGCTGACAGGCCGTACGGGGCGTTCGACTCACCCCGTACGGCCTGTTCTTGACGTGGTGTCAGTCCGTCGCTTCCGCCGTGACCGCCGGGTTCGCCGCGGACCGGCGGGACCGCAGCAGGGGGATCAGGACCGCGACGAGCCCGCCGGCCACCGCGTAGGCGCTGATCACCAGGAGGTGCCCGGTGATGCCCTCGGCGCCGAAGTAGACGATGCGGCGCACGGCGTCGGTGCCCGCGCCGTTCGGCAGCCACTCGGAGATCGCCCGCCAGAACGGCGGGAGCAGCGACGACTGGTAGGCGCCGCCCGCCGACGGGTTGCCGAGGATGACGAAGACCAGGACCGTGATGCCGATCCCGATGACGCCGAAGAGGGACTGGAAGGCCATGGTGACCGTCGCGGCCGAGAGGACGAGCAGCGCGCCGACGCCCCACAGCGCCAGGAAGTGGCCGGTCAGCGCACCGAGGACCGAGTCCGCGACGAGCGCGCCGCCCAGCCCGGAGAGGATCGCGTACGGCACCATCGCGCCGAGCCGGAAGACCGCGCGGCGGGCGGTGAGCGGCCGGGCGCCGGCGGCGACCCCCAGCAGCGCCGCGACGAGATAGCCGCCGACGATCCAGCCGATGACCAGGTAGAAGCCGCTCAGCCCGCGTCCGTCGCCCGACTGGAGCGGCACGATGTCCCGCGTCGTGACGGTGCGCTGCTGGTCGGCGTCGGCCCCGGTGATCACCGCGGTGACGGCGTCGGCCTCCGCCTTGCCGCCACCTGAGGCCACCAGCAGGGTGTCCTCGGTGCCGCTGGGGTTGACGAGGAGGGCCGCGGAGGTCTCGCCCGTACGGATCTGCTCCT
It encodes the following:
- a CDS encoding DUF3533 domain-containing protein; this encodes MSTPDESSPQGFWAELRDAVQFRTILLIAGVLLLQLGFILSYIGAFHAPKPHQIPVAVVAPAQVSQKTIAGLNGIASSPVKAEAVASRAAAEEQIRTGETSAALLVNPSGTEDTLLVASGGGKAEADAVTAVITGADADQQRTVTTRDIVPLQSGDGRGLSGFYLVIGWIVGGYLVAALLGVAAGARPLTARRAVFRLGAMVPYAILSGLGGALVADSVLGALTGHFLALWGVGALLVLSAATVTMAFQSLFGVIGIGITVLVFVILGNPSAGGAYQSSLLPPFWRAISEWLPNGAGTDAVRRIVYFGAEGITGHLLVISAYAVAGGLVAVLIPLLRSRRSAANPAVTAEATD